TGGCGCAGCCGCTGGCGGCTGTGCCGGCGGGCTTTGCCATCCAGACACCGGCCCGGATTGCGCTCGACTTTCCGGGCGTGGCCAATGGCCTGGGGCGCTCTGCCGTCGAGGTCAACCAAGGTAATTTGAAGACGGTCAATGTCGTGCAGGCCGGAGATCGTACGCGTGTCGTGCTGAACCTGAAGCAGGCGACGACCTATCGGGCCCAGGTCCAGGGCAAGTCGCTGTTGGTTATGTTGGATGCTACGTCGGTGGCGGCCCCAACGGCGTCCGTGGCCCCAGCCTTCGCCGAGAACCGCAACCGGGATACCCTGCCGATCAGGGATCTCGATTTCCGTCGGGGGACCGACAGCACCGGCCGGGTCATCGTCGATCTGGCCAATAACCAGGTGGGGGTGGACATCCGCCAGCAAGGGCAGACGCTGGTTGTCGAATTCATGAAATCCACGCTGCCCGAGGGCTTGAGGCGGCGTCTCGATGTGTCGGATTTCGGCACGCCGGTTCAGACGGTGACCACCTTTCAGAATGGCGATCGGGTGCGCATGGTGATCGAGCCCAAGGGGGCGTGGGAGCATAGCGCCTATCAGAGCGACAACCAGTTCGTCGTAGAGGTGCGGCCGCAGAAGGTCGATCCCTCGAAACTGACCCAGGGCCCGGGCTACAGCGGTGAAAAGCTGTCATTGAATTTCCAGAACATCGAGGTCCGCTCGCTGCTGCAGGTGATTGCCGATTTCACCAACTTCAATATCGTGACGTCCGACTCCGTGAGCGGCGCCGTGACGCTGAGGTTGAAGGATGTGCCCTGGGACCAGGCGCTGGACATCATCTTGCGCGCCAAGGGGCTGGGCATGCGCAAGACCGGCAATGTGTTGTGGATTGCCCCCAAGGATGAAATCGCCGCCAAGGAAAAGCTGGAGCTTGAGGCGCAAGTCGCCATTCAAGGGCTGGAGCCCTTGCGGACGCAGAGTTTCCAATTGAATTACACCCGAGCGGCTGATGTTGCCGTGCAGCTTCGAGGGACTGGGGCTGCGGCTGGCGGAGCCAGCAGCCGTATCCTCACTAGCCGTGGCAGCGTGATTGCGGAGTCGAGAACCAACCAGTTGTTCGTGACGGACATTGCATCCAACCTCGACCAGATCCAGCAATTGATTTCCAAGCTGGACATTGCGGTTCGCCAGGTGCTGATCGAAGCACGTATCGTGGAGGCGTCCGATACGTTCGGCAAATCACTGGGGGTCAAACTCGGCGGCACGGACCAGCGCGCTCAAAATGGTGGTGACGGCGGCTATCGGCTGGCGGGAAACAACCGCGTCGCATTCGGTACGAGCTATAGCAATGTGGTGGCCAGCAGTGGCGCCGGTGGCTCGGTGGATACCACGAGCAATTTTGTGAACCTGCCGGCCGTGGGCCAGAATGGCTACAGCCCGGCGACGTTTGCTGTGTCCATCTTCAATTCGGCCGCCAATCGCTTCCTCAATCTGGAAATCTCCGCACTCGAGGCTGATGGCAAAGGCAAAGTGGTTTCGAGCCCTCGTGTGGTAACCGCAGATCAGACCAAGGCCTTGATCGAGCAAGGTACTGAGTTGCCCTACCAGGTCGCCACGTCGAGCGGCGCAACATCGATCGCGTTCCGCAAGGCCAATCTGAAGCTCGAAGTGACTCCCCAGATCACGCCCGAAGGCAACATCATCCTGGATCTGGATGTCAACAAGGACAGCGTCGGGCAGTCGACGGCGGCGGGCTTTGCCATCAACACCAAGCACATCAAGACCCAGGTCCTTGTAGAGAACGGTGGAACTGTCGTGATCGGCGGCATTTTCGAGCTCAACGAGACCGAAAACGAAACACGTGTTCCGATCCTGGGTGATCTGCCCGCGGTTGGAAACTTGTTCAAGAGTAAGTCACGTACGGCGAACAAGCAGGAAATGCTGGTGTTCATTACCCCCAAGATGATTGCTGACCGCGCGGCCGCGCGTTGAGAAAATCGAATTCAATAGATATAGAGGGAACCCATGAAGTTTTTGCGACATCTACTGGTACTTGTGCTGACCGTATTGCTGGTCGCCTGCGGTGGGGGCGGGGGAAGTCCGGGGACGACCAACAGTGGATCCACAAGCACAACTACAACTACAACTACAACCACACCTACCACCACCACGACCGTCGCTGCTCCTACAATCGCTGTGGCTCTTGTCGATGGTAGCGATGTTGCTCTTCCTTCCAGTGCAATTGGGTCGTCCTCTTTTGTTCGGGTTACTTTGAAAAACTCAAGCGGCGCAGTCGTCGTTGGTAAACTCGTCACGTTTGTAACTGACCCGACCATTGCGACGCTTTCGCAGCAGACGGCGCTGACTGACAGCAATGGTGTTGCTCGCGTAAAGATTTCGCCAGTTAACGTGACGGCTGCAGCTGCGGGCTCTGTTTCTGCTGCGGCAACGGTGGACTCTGTTGTTCTGAGCACCAGTATCGATTTCCAGACATCTGCAGCGAATGTGATTCTCAGCCAGTTCGCTGCCAGCGTTGTCAATATCACGGCTTTGCAATCGTCTGCTGTCACGGTTAAGGCGCTTGTTAATGGCAATGCAGCGGCTTCGGGGCAGGTTGCTGTCGCGTTCTCTGCATCCTGTGGTTCGTTTAGTCCAACATCTGCATCCACAAATAGTAGCGGCATCGTCTCGACCGTCTATCAATCTACCAGTGCGTGCAGCGGTAACGTGACCCTTACTGCGCAAGCTGCAGGATCGACTTCGGTCAACACTGTAGTCAATGTGGCTGCTGCTCAGGCTTCCAATATCTTGTTTGATTCCATTGATCAGAACCTGACCACCATCTTTACGTCGCGAGCTCCAAGTGGCATTAAACAAGCAACCTTGAAATTTAAGGTTGTTGACGCTTCCAATGCTGGCATGGCATCTCAGAATGTCCTATTTGACCTGTCGACCACGGCGATCAATGCGGGAGTGACATTCTCTGACGGGACAAGCGCTACGCAGACGGTGCCAACCGATGCGAGCGGCATTGCAAGCGTCACCATTGTGTCTGGCGCGTTGCCAACGCCGGTTGTCGTCACGGGCAAACTCCAAAGCGCCCCTACACGTGTTGCTTCATCGTTGATACTCTCTGTCACATCGGGTGTGCCGACGCAAGATGCTGCATCTTTATCTGCGTCGAAGCTGAGTATCGAGGGCTTCAATTACGATGGCGAAACTTCCGACATAACATTCCGGATCGCAGATCGTCAGGGCAACCCTGTCCCCGCCGGTACGGCTGTTACTTTCGTTGCATCCCACGGATTGGTGGGGGGTACTTGTAATCTAAACGCAAACTCGGCGTGCACTGTGATCTATACCAGCCAGGGGACTCGACCAGTGAATGGGCGGGTGGCGATTTTGGCCTACTTGGATGGAGAAGAAAGCTTTGTCGATATAGACGGGAACAACATCTTCTCCGCCGGTGACACGTTTACTGATGTTGGTACGGCCTATCGAGACGACAATGAAGACGGGGTCCGGCAATCGACCGAACAGCTCTACCCTGGCGGTATGGTTGGCACTAGCGCGTGTAGTAGTTCAGACCTGAGCGTGCCTTTTGTTGCGAATACCTGTGATGGTATCTGGAGTAGCTCTATTCGCGTTCGGAAGCAGTTGGTGATCGCGTTAGCGACGAGCCATGCGGCTATCTCGCAGATCTCTAGGACGAATCAGCGTCTGATCGTGTCGGTAGCGGATGATCATGGAAATGGAATGCCGACTGGAACGGCCGTTTCAGCCGCTGTCACCACCGTTGGTTCTGCCTGCTCAGTCATTTCGACAAACCCCGGAACTGTGATGAATTCTTCCGGAGCCAGCAGTCATACGATCACGCTCAATGGTGATGCAACCTGCAGTTCGGCGACCATCGCAGTTACCGTGACTACGCCGAAAAGCTTTGCCACGATCACAGCCTTCTGATGAGGAAGTGATCGCGCTCATCGGCCTCCCCGGCTCCGGCAAATCCACCGTCGGGCGGCAGTTCGCCCGGCGGCTGGGGCTTCCGTTTCTTGACTCCGACCATGTGATCGAGCAGCGCCTGGGCTGCTCGATCCGCGAGTTCTTCGAACGCGAGGGCGAAGCCGCATTTCGCGACGTCGAGGAGTCGGTCATCGACGAGCTGTCGCAGCAGCACGAGGGCGTGCTGTCCACCGGCGGCGGCGTCGTGCTGCGGCCGGCCAACCGCGTGCATCTGCGCGAGCGCGGCAAGGTGGTGTACCTGCGTTCCTCGCCCGAAGAGGTGTTTCGCCGCCTGCGGCATGACCAGAGCCGGCCGCTGCTGCAGGTGGCCGATCCGCTGGGCCGGCTGCGCGACCTCTATGCCGAGCGCGATCCGCTGTACCGCGAGACCGCGCATTTCCTGCTTGAAACCGGCCGTCCCTCGGTGGCCACGCTGGTCAACATGATCGTCATGCAGCTGGAGCTGGCCGGTGTTCTGCCGCCCAAACCCTGAGCAGGGTCGAGTGAGCGAATAGCCGACGGGCGGCGGCGCGGCGCGCCAAGCTCTAAACTCGAGGGCTATGCCTGCCTCCGACCTCACCCCTTCCTCCACCGCGCAGCAAGTCGCCATCGATCTCGGCGACCGCAGCTACCCGATCGTCATTGGCCCCTCCCTGCTGGGCGACGCCGCCACCTATGCCGCGCTGCCGCGCTCGGCCTCGGCGCTGGTCGTGACCAACAGTACCGTGGCGCCGCTGTACGCCCGCGCGCTGCGGGCCACCCTGGAGGCGCGCCACGCCGCGGTGCATACCGTGATCCTGCCCGATGGCGAAGAGCACAAGGGCTGGCAGACGTTGAACCTGATTTTCGATGCGCTGCTGCAGCACGGCTGCGATCGCAAGACCGTGCTCTATGCCCTGGGCGGCGGCGTGGTGGGTGACATGACCGGCTTTGCCGCCGCGAGCTACATGCGCGGCGTGCCCTTCGTGCAGGTGCCCACCACCTTGCTGGCGCAGGTCGATTCGTCGGTGGGCGGCAAGACGGCCATCAACCACCCGTTGGGCAAGAACATGATCGGGGCGTTCTACCAGCCGCTGCTCGTGGTGTGCGACCTTGACACGCTCAAGACGCTGCCGGCGCGCGAGCTGAGCGCCGGGCTGGCCGAGATCATCAAGTACGGCCCGATCGCCGACATGGCTTTCCTCGACTGGATCGAGGCCAATCTCGAGGCGCTGCTTGCGCGCGAGCCCGCGGCGCTGGCGCACGCGGTGCGCCGCAGCTGCGAGATCAAGGCCGCGGTGGTGGGCCAGGACGAGCGCGAAGCGGGCCTGCGCGCCATCCTGAACTTTGGCCACACGTTCGGCCACGCCATCGAGTCGGGCCTGGGCTATGGCGAGTGGCTGCATGGCGAGGCCGTGGGCTGCGGCATGGTGATGGCCGCGCAGCTGTCGCAGCGGCTCGGGCTGGTGGACAGCGCCTTCGTGCAGCGGCTGACCAGCCTGATCGGCCGCGCCGGCCTGCCCACTGTGGCGCCGCGGCTCGGCGCCGAGCGCTATCTGGCGCTGATGCGCGTGGACAAGAAGGCCGAGGCCGGCGAGATCAAGTTCGTGGTGATCGAGCAGCCCGGCCGCGCCGCCGTGCGTGGCGCGCCCGACGCGCTGGTGCGCGAGGTGATCGACGCCTGCTGTGCCTGATGTGCTATTGAATTCATAGCAAGCAATGACCGCTGTACCTGGACCTTCGGCTGATTTGATGGAAAAATCCCCGTGGGATGCGCCGGTTCCGCTGGCCGTCTATGCGAGCCATGCCGCGGGCTCGCGCGGGCGGCGCCATCCCGAGCCCGCGGCGCCCACGCGCACCGAGTTCCAGCGCGACCGCGACCGCATCGTGCACTCCACGGCCTTCCGGCGCCTGGTCTACAAGACGCAGGTGTTCCTCAACCATGAGGGCGACCTGTTCCGCACGCGGCTCACGCATTCGCTGGAGGTGGCGCAGCTGGGCCGTTCGATCGCGCGCGCCCTGCGGCTCAACGAAGACCTGGTGGAGGCGATCGCGCTGGCGCACGACCTCGGCCACACGCCGTTCGGCCACGCCGGGCAGGATGCGCTCAACGACTGCATGCGCGCGCATGGCGGCTTCGAGCACAACCTGCAAAGCCTGCGGGTGGTCGATGCGCTCGAGGAGCGCTACCCGCAGTACGACGGCCTGAACCTCACTTTCGAGACGCGCGAGGGCATCCTCAAGCACTGCGCGCGCGCCAATGCCGAGAAACTTGAAGCGGCCGAGCCCGGCGGCGTGGGGCTGCGCTTTCTCGACCGCACCCAGCCCAGCCTGGAAGCGCAGCTGTGCAACCTGGCCGACGAGATCGCCTACAACGCGCACGACATCGACGACGGCGTGCGCTCGGGCCTGATCACGCTGGAGCAGCTCGAAGCGGTGCCGCTGTTCGACGCCTACCGCCGCGAGACGCTTTCCGAGTACCCCGGGCTGCGCGGCCGCCGCGTGCTCTACGAGGCCATCCGCCGCATGCTCAGCGCGCAGGTGTACGACGTGGTCGACGCCACGCGCGCCGCACTCGAGGCGGCGCGCCCCGGCAGCGCCGATGAGGCACGCCAAACCGGCCCGCTGCTGCAGTTTGGAGATGAAATGCGGCTGAGGTCCGCGTCCCTCAAACGTTTCTTGCTACAAAATTTATACCGCCATCCTCAGGTCATGCAGACCACGGGGCAGGCCAAGCTGGTGGTGCGCGAGCTGTTCGAGGCCTACCTGGCCGAGCCGCAGCAGATGCAGGCCGGCTTTGCCGAGCGCACCCGGCATGCCAATGCGGATGCTGCGGCCCGCGCGGTGGCCGACTACATCGCCGGCATGACTGATCGCTTCGCGG
The sequence above is a segment of the Variovorax terrae genome. Coding sequences within it:
- a CDS encoding deoxyguanosinetriphosphate triphosphohydrolase, with the translated sequence MEKSPWDAPVPLAVYASHAAGSRGRRHPEPAAPTRTEFQRDRDRIVHSTAFRRLVYKTQVFLNHEGDLFRTRLTHSLEVAQLGRSIARALRLNEDLVEAIALAHDLGHTPFGHAGQDALNDCMRAHGGFEHNLQSLRVVDALEERYPQYDGLNLTFETREGILKHCARANAEKLEAAEPGGVGLRFLDRTQPSLEAQLCNLADEIAYNAHDIDDGVRSGLITLEQLEAVPLFDAYRRETLSEYPGLRGRRVLYEAIRRMLSAQVYDVVDATRAALEAARPGSADEARQTGPLLQFGDEMRLRSASLKRFLLQNLYRHPQVMQTTGQAKLVVRELFEAYLAEPQQMQAGFAERTRHANADAAARAVADYIAGMTDRFAAREHERLTGRWLLA
- the pilQ gene encoding type IV pilus secretin PilQ is translated as MNKQNWTTGHMLRRLTLGFAVAVASLSVHAQNTIESVTSSIQGGAEVVRIDLAQPLAAVPAGFAIQTPARIALDFPGVANGLGRSAVEVNQGNLKTVNVVQAGDRTRVVLNLKQATTYRAQVQGKSLLVMLDATSVAAPTASVAPAFAENRNRDTLPIRDLDFRRGTDSTGRVIVDLANNQVGVDIRQQGQTLVVEFMKSTLPEGLRRRLDVSDFGTPVQTVTTFQNGDRVRMVIEPKGAWEHSAYQSDNQFVVEVRPQKVDPSKLTQGPGYSGEKLSLNFQNIEVRSLLQVIADFTNFNIVTSDSVSGAVTLRLKDVPWDQALDIILRAKGLGMRKTGNVLWIAPKDEIAAKEKLELEAQVAIQGLEPLRTQSFQLNYTRAADVAVQLRGTGAAAGGASSRILTSRGSVIAESRTNQLFVTDIASNLDQIQQLISKLDIAVRQVLIEARIVEASDTFGKSLGVKLGGTDQRAQNGGDGGYRLAGNNRVAFGTSYSNVVASSGAGGSVDTTSNFVNLPAVGQNGYSPATFAVSIFNSAANRFLNLEISALEADGKGKVVSSPRVVTADQTKALIEQGTELPYQVATSSGATSIAFRKANLKLEVTPQITPEGNIILDLDVNKDSVGQSTAAGFAINTKHIKTQVLVENGGTVVIGGIFELNETENETRVPILGDLPAVGNLFKSKSRTANKQEMLVFITPKMIADRAAAR
- a CDS encoding shikimate kinase, translated to MIALIGLPGSGKSTVGRQFARRLGLPFLDSDHVIEQRLGCSIREFFEREGEAAFRDVEESVIDELSQQHEGVLSTGGGVVLRPANRVHLRERGKVVYLRSSPEEVFRRLRHDQSRPLLQVADPLGRLRDLYAERDPLYRETAHFLLETGRPSVATLVNMIVMQLELAGVLPPKP
- the aroB gene encoding 3-dehydroquinate synthase, which produces MPASDLTPSSTAQQVAIDLGDRSYPIVIGPSLLGDAATYAALPRSASALVVTNSTVAPLYARALRATLEARHAAVHTVILPDGEEHKGWQTLNLIFDALLQHGCDRKTVLYALGGGVVGDMTGFAAASYMRGVPFVQVPTTLLAQVDSSVGGKTAINHPLGKNMIGAFYQPLLVVCDLDTLKTLPARELSAGLAEIIKYGPIADMAFLDWIEANLEALLAREPAALAHAVRRSCEIKAAVVGQDEREAGLRAILNFGHTFGHAIESGLGYGEWLHGEAVGCGMVMAAQLSQRLGLVDSAFVQRLTSLIGRAGLPTVAPRLGAERYLALMRVDKKAEAGEIKFVVIEQPGRAAVRGAPDALVREVIDACCA